In one Polypterus senegalus isolate Bchr_013 unplaced genomic scaffold, ASM1683550v1 scaffold_4956, whole genome shotgun sequence genomic region, the following are encoded:
- the LOC120519912 gene encoding gastrula zinc finger protein XlCGF57.1-like isoform X2, which yields MPKMYPAGQKSLKKECQRGEDVSEKRNKRKGRTNIQRPRKIINRIKVKDCNPQYMGPDEDLNRLGSSLGRRCSLKDSNAHKPSESSKTNTVRPKKKLCPNQTGEDFQENDNLSSLQGRPQIKQPDKNGKKLASATKNLVTASQHPRFQPVVKLTRIDATKSQRVYNINPIRQQCVRTFKYKLTSKDNGRIHGSKKPYHCPEGGKQFSDSHMPKKRREDNTGKEPYHRSKCVKNFSKHSHTTTPIVEKPYFSKRGKRFSQVSHLQSHMIGHGGKGLCRCPVCGKHFFDKSHLLRHKRIHTGEKPYCCSECGKRFSQSSHLQTHMRVHTGELPFPCSECDKCFSQTSHLQTHMRVHTGERPFYCSECGKLFSQTGHLQQHMKVHTGERPFSCSKCGKRFSNRSSHLKHLRVHTGEKPYCCPECGKRFYDTSNLLRHAGVHNKDHL from the exons atgccAAAAATGTATCCAGCTGGCCAGAAGAGTTTAAAGAAAGAATGTCAACGTGGAGAGGATGTCTCTGAAAAGAGGAACAAAAGAAAGGGTAGGACTAACATTCAGAGACCCCGCAAAATTATAAACCGTATCAAGGTGAAAGACTGTAATCCTCAATATATGGGCCCAGATGAAGACTTAAACAGATTGGGCTCCAGTTTGGGCAGACGCTGCTCCTTGAAGGACAGTAATGCCCACAAGCCGTCAGAATCCTCGAAGACTAACACAGTGAGGCCCAAGAAGAAATTGTGTCCAAATCAAACTGGAGAAG acTTTCAAGAGAATGACAACTTGTCCTCTCTTCAGGGTCGTCCACAAATTAAACAGCCTGATAAGAATGGGAAGAAACTTGCATCTGCAACAAAGAACTTGGTAACAGCCTCTCAGCACCCTAGATTTCAGCCTGTTGTGAAGCTAACAAGGATCGATGCCACCAAATCTCAAAGAGTGTACAATATAAATCCAATCCGCCAACAGTGTGTgagaacatttaaatacaaattgaCTTCTAAAGATAATGGAAGGATTCATGGGAGTAAGAAACCGTATCACTGTCCTGAAGGTGGGAAACAATTCTCAGATAGTCACATGCCTAAGAAACGCAGAGAAGATAATACAGGGAAGGAGCCATACCACCGTTCTAAATGTGTTAAGAACTTTTCAAAACACAGCCATACCACAACTCCCATTGTAGAGAAACCATATTTTTCTAAacgtggcaaacgattctcacaaGTGAGCCACCTTCAGTCACACATGATTGGTCATGGAGGAAAGGGTTTATGTCGTTGTCCAGTATGTGGTAAACATTTCTTTGACAAGAGCCATCTTCTCagacacaaaagaattcacactggagagaaaccatattgttgttctgaatgtggcaaacggttCTCACAATCAAGCCATCTTCAGACACACATGAGAGTGCACACAGGAGAACTGCCATTTccctgttctgaatgtgacaaGTGCTTCTCACAAACAAGCCATCTTCAGACACACATGAGAGTGCACACAGGAGAACGGCCATTttactgttctgaatgtggcaaactgtTCTCACAAACAGGCCATCTTCAGCAACACATGAAAGTGCACACAGGAGAACGGCCATTTTCCTGTTctaaatgtggcaaacgattttcaAATAGAAGTAGTCATCTGAAGCATTTAAGAGTTCACACTGGTGAGAAGCCCtattgctgtcctgaatgtggcaaaagattttACGACACAAGCAATCTTCTGCGTCATGCAGGAGTCCACAATAAAGACCATCTTTAG